The following are encoded in a window of Chryseobacterium sp. genomic DNA:
- a CDS encoding reprolysin-like metallopeptidase, with amino-acid sequence MKKLFTFMVLLGLSSGTFAQWKKAPIKGDRVINAQTKEEFYVLDMQQIKSQLVNAQESGNYAKPVVISIPVLGGKTERFNVYSAPVVVKELADQYGLGSYAGVGIDDPSKLIRFSVAGDDFQSSIEANGYYQFITPADKSQSLFKVHSKTGKAGTDSFLCTTEENPMVKKQMEQLISSGKSFTHNPGDFAKSSDKKFRTLRLALSVTAEYTNYFGGVSQALVQMNATLTRVNFVFEKDLALRLLLQNYPQLIYTNPATDPYDNWNAPAPGGMDAWNGQLQQTLTNVVGNANYDIGHLFGQTGGGGNAGCIGCICVNPTASVPNGKGSAYTSPGSGQPMGDAFDIDYVAHEMGHQLAGTHTFTHQIQGGGSSMEPGSGSTIMGYAGITNQNVQNQSDPYFHAISIQQIQNNLMSKACDIETNIANNPPVIAALPSYTIPKGTAFVLTASATDPENDPMNYTWEQFDNGSSATTAANLGTLTTGPSFRSMPPTTSPTRYFPRLSSVLAGVLNNSNNLWEAVSTVARPQTFRVTVRDNHPISNQQQTQFAQQSITVGDAGPFRVTSVTGYNNTAGPLTWDVASTNAAPYNVANVKIDYTTNDGTTWVTLLASTPNDGSENVVFTGIPTGSNVKVRVSALNNVFYAVGSLQIGPLAACDGTAPTGVSVSGVSGSGATVTWGAMNGATYQVRYRIVGSPTWTTVTTSNPTVTLSGLQQNSNYEVQVNATCSGTPGPYSPSSTFSTTVVNYCAAGSQNSNFEYISNVTLANVNNSSANSTYTNYTTNPALQVNLIKGNSYTLSVSKAWLDNNPDYDAVSAWIDFNMNGTFEQSEQVMTSLTSTLTPVTSTFTVPASAVENQPLRMRIINVYMSASNAGQPFNNPCQLNGFTGEVEDYNVVVTGSMATSEVQDSGVKIYPNPATDVLNITKVSDRAVYQIHNMAGQLVSGGQIKRNQVNVSGLTIGNYIISVTDGDFKTSMKFIKK; translated from the coding sequence ATGAAGAAACTATTTACGTTTATGGTTCTCCTGGGTTTGTCTTCCGGAACTTTTGCGCAGTGGAAGAAGGCACCAATCAAAGGAGACAGAGTAATAAATGCACAGACAAAGGAGGAATTTTATGTGCTGGATATGCAGCAGATTAAATCGCAGTTAGTAAATGCGCAGGAATCCGGTAATTATGCTAAGCCGGTTGTTATTTCCATTCCGGTTTTGGGTGGAAAGACCGAAAGATTTAATGTATACAGCGCACCGGTAGTTGTGAAAGAACTTGCGGACCAGTACGGTCTTGGTTCTTATGCAGGTGTAGGTATTGATGATCCTTCCAAACTGATCAGATTCAGTGTGGCAGGAGACGATTTTCAGTCCTCAATCGAGGCCAATGGCTATTACCAGTTTATAACTCCGGCAGACAAGTCACAATCACTGTTTAAGGTTCATTCCAAGACCGGAAAAGCCGGGACTGACAGCTTCCTTTGTACTACTGAGGAAAACCCGATGGTGAAGAAGCAGATGGAACAGTTAATCAGTTCAGGAAAATCTTTTACACATAATCCTGGGGATTTTGCCAAAAGTTCCGATAAGAAATTCCGTACGCTGAGACTGGCACTTTCTGTAACTGCAGAATACACTAATTATTTCGGTGGAGTAAGCCAGGCGCTGGTACAGATGAATGCTACTCTTACAAGGGTAAATTTTGTATTTGAAAAAGATCTGGCGTTAAGGTTACTTCTGCAAAACTATCCTCAGCTTATCTATACCAATCCTGCCACAGATCCGTATGACAACTGGAATGCTCCTGCACCGGGCGGTATGGATGCCTGGAATGGGCAGTTACAGCAAACACTTACTAATGTTGTTGGCAATGCCAACTACGATATCGGTCACCTTTTCGGACAGACCGGAGGTGGTGGAAATGCAGGGTGCATCGGTTGTATCTGCGTCAATCCAACTGCTTCTGTGCCTAACGGTAAAGGATCCGCGTACACCTCACCTGGAAGCGGCCAACCTATGGGAGATGCATTCGACATTGATTATGTAGCCCATGAAATGGGACATCAGCTTGCCGGAACACACACATTCACCCATCAGATTCAGGGTGGTGGAAGCAGCATGGAGCCGGGATCCGGATCTACCATTATGGGTTATGCCGGAATCACTAACCAAAATGTTCAGAACCAGTCTGATCCTTATTTCCATGCAATCTCCATTCAGCAGATCCAGAACAACCTGATGTCCAAAGCCTGTGATATTGAGACCAATATTGCCAATAATCCGCCGGTGATCGCTGCTTTGCCGTCTTATACCATTCCTAAAGGAACAGCGTTTGTTCTTACGGCGAGTGCCACTGATCCGGAAAATGACCCAATGAATTATACCTGGGAGCAGTTTGATAATGGCTCATCCGCAACCACAGCTGCCAACCTTGGTACACTCACCACCGGGCCTTCGTTCCGCTCCATGCCTCCTACAACAAGTCCTACAAGATACTTTCCAAGACTGTCGTCTGTACTTGCAGGAGTTCTGAACAACAGTAACAACCTTTGGGAAGCTGTCTCCACGGTTGCGAGACCTCAAACCTTCCGTGTGACAGTTCGCGATAACCATCCGATATCCAACCAGCAGCAAACTCAGTTTGCCCAGCAAAGTATTACCGTTGGGGATGCAGGACCTTTCCGTGTGACATCGGTTACCGGCTACAACAATACAGCTGGTCCGTTAACCTGGGACGTAGCGTCTACCAATGCGGCTCCATATAATGTAGCCAATGTAAAAATTGATTATACTACAAATGATGGAACCACATGGGTAACTCTGCTGGCTTCCACACCTAATGACGGTTCGGAAAATGTTGTGTTTACCGGTATCCCTACGGGCTCCAACGTAAAAGTTCGTGTAAGTGCTCTTAATAATGTATTTTATGCAGTAGGTTCGTTACAGATTGGCCCGTTAGCAGCTTGCGACGGAACTGCACCTACCGGTGTTAGTGTATCAGGTGTGTCCGGCTCTGGTGCTACAGTTACTTGGGGGGCCATGAATGGGGCTACTTATCAAGTACGCTACAGAATTGTAGGGTCACCTACATGGACTACGGTAACAACTTCCAATCCAACAGTAACCCTTTCGGGACTGCAGCAGAATTCAAACTATGAGGTTCAGGTTAATGCTACCTGCAGCGGAACCCCGGGACCCTATTCACCATCCTCAACATTCTCTACTACTGTTGTAAACTATTGTGCCGCCGGAAGTCAAAATTCAAATTTTGAATATATTTCGAATGTTACTTTAGCTAATGTTAATAACAGCTCTGCTAACAGTACTTATACTAATTATACAACCAATCCCGCTTTACAGGTTAATTTAATTAAAGGCAACTCATACACGCTTTCAGTTTCAAAAGCATGGCTGGACAATAATCCGGACTATGATGCTGTATCTGCATGGATCGATTTTAATATGAACGGTACTTTTGAACAGTCCGAGCAGGTTATGACCTCACTGACCAGTACATTAACTCCAGTCACTTCTACATTTACGGTGCCAGCCTCTGCAGTTGAAAACCAACCACTCCGAATGAGGATAATTAATGTTTATATGAGCGCTTCCAATGCGGGTCAACCATTTAACAATCCTTGTCAACTTAATGGCTTTACGGGTGAAGTAGAAGATTATAACGTAGTTGTAACAGGTTCAATGGCTACAAGTGAAGTACAGGATTCCGGAGTGAAAATATACCCTAACCCTGCTACTGATGTACTGAACATTACAAAGGTTTCAGACCGTGCGGTTTACCAGATTCATAATATGGCCGGACAGCTTGTAAGCGGTGGTCAGATTAAACGTAACCAGGTTAACGTTTCGGGTCTTACTATTGGTAACTATATCATCAGTGTAACTGATGGTGATTTTAAAACCAGTATGAAGTTTATTAAGAAATAA
- a CDS encoding M43 family zinc metalloprotease: protein MSKRSLLKSFFLSALFMGATATQGQKRTKADSDVVIFGKKYTNKEIQENPAVIKCATTEYEARLQSSDPNRMNDAQFEAWLAPLVEKAKADKSQNNGIITIPVVVHVIHSGQQVGFQANISDNQVMSQIEAMNNDFRKVFGTRGENFDPVGADTMIQFALAKVDPNGNPTNGIDRVNLCQTSWNPDDVDTRVKPQTIWDPNSYLNMWTVNFSVQGLLGYAQFPSGSGLAGMPGNGGAADSDGVVAGYRAFGSSDYNDGSFNLMQGSDLGRTMTHEVGHFLGLRHLWGDGGCTVDDFCNDTPNSSSAGNAQYNCNDFQDSCPSSPGLDMVRNYMNYTNDFCMNIFTNDQKARIVAVMNNSPRRVSLKTSTKDVPIALFPNDAEIKIENVCGGTACDVVVNQFKLTIYNRGTSPLTSAAINYSYNGGASQVHNWTGSLLQDKFSTITITVPAGTVLSNVSASIQTVNGVADQRASNNTATKSFGAPVYPFSTVVFRLQQDMYGDETSWELRNGSGAILYSGGPYSDTSPSIPALITETWNLPLDNCYTFQITDSFGDGINSGYGAGYFDLKSQDGTTVIYSGGSFEDEESVTFKLSSNLATSETEQAQFEVYPNPAKDVLNVTKVSSRALYTIYSSIGQVVAKGKVQDNKVNVSGLATGAYIITVNDGEFSGNVKFIKK from the coding sequence ATGAGTAAAAGGTCTTTACTGAAATCATTCTTTCTGTCAGCACTTTTCATGGGTGCTACAGCGACGCAAGGTCAGAAGCGGACGAAAGCTGATTCAGATGTAGTTATTTTTGGCAAAAAATACACCAATAAAGAGATTCAGGAAAATCCGGCGGTGATAAAGTGTGCTACTACTGAATATGAAGCCAGACTGCAGTCCAGTGATCCCAACAGGATGAATGATGCACAGTTTGAAGCCTGGCTGGCGCCCCTGGTGGAGAAGGCAAAAGCAGATAAATCCCAGAATAACGGAATCATTACCATTCCGGTAGTTGTTCACGTAATCCATAGTGGTCAGCAGGTTGGCTTCCAGGCAAATATTAGTGACAATCAGGTGATGTCACAAATTGAGGCTATGAATAACGATTTCCGGAAGGTTTTTGGGACCAGAGGTGAAAATTTTGACCCGGTAGGTGCAGATACAATGATACAGTTCGCCCTGGCAAAGGTAGACCCGAACGGAAACCCTACCAATGGTATAGACCGCGTAAACCTTTGTCAGACTTCGTGGAATCCTGATGATGTAGATACCAGAGTGAAACCTCAAACAATATGGGATCCTAACTCCTACCTTAATATGTGGACAGTCAACTTTTCAGTCCAGGGTCTTTTGGGTTACGCGCAGTTTCCGAGCGGTTCGGGACTGGCTGGTATGCCAGGCAACGGAGGTGCCGCCGATTCTGACGGTGTAGTTGCAGGTTACAGAGCGTTTGGCAGTTCAGATTATAATGACGGAAGCTTTAACCTTATGCAAGGTTCAGATCTGGGCCGTACCATGACTCATGAGGTAGGTCACTTTCTGGGACTGAGACACCTGTGGGGCGATGGCGGCTGTACGGTAGATGATTTCTGCAACGATACACCAAACTCCTCCAGTGCCGGAAACGCTCAATATAACTGCAATGACTTCCAGGATTCCTGTCCCTCCAGTCCGGGATTGGATATGGTTCGTAACTATATGAACTATACCAATGACTTCTGTATGAATATCTTTACCAATGACCAGAAGGCCAGAATTGTGGCAGTAATGAACAATTCCCCAAGAAGAGTGTCATTGAAAACGTCTACAAAGGATGTTCCTATTGCACTGTTCCCAAATGACGCTGAAATTAAAATTGAAAATGTATGCGGAGGAACTGCCTGTGATGTAGTGGTGAATCAATTCAAACTTACCATTTATAACCGTGGAACTTCACCGCTTACTTCAGCAGCAATTAATTACAGCTATAATGGTGGTGCAAGCCAGGTACATAACTGGACAGGCTCACTGCTGCAGGATAAGTTTAGCACGATAACGATAACTGTCCCAGCCGGCACTGTTTTAAGTAATGTTTCAGCTAGTATTCAGACTGTAAACGGAGTTGCTGATCAGCGCGCTTCCAACAATACTGCTACCAAGTCCTTCGGAGCACCTGTTTATCCTTTCAGCACAGTAGTTTTCAGACTTCAGCAGGATATGTATGGTGATGAAACCAGCTGGGAGCTGAGAAACGGTTCCGGTGCCATCCTTTATTCCGGTGGCCCATATTCAGACACATCCCCGTCCATTCCGGCTCTAATTACTGAGACCTGGAACCTTCCTTTAGATAACTGCTATACATTCCAGATTACGGACAGCTTCGGCGACGGCATCAACAGTGGATATGGTGCAGGCTATTTTGATCTGAAGTCTCAGGACGGTACCACTGTTATATACAGTGGAGGTTCATTTGAGGATGAAGAGAGCGTTACCTTCAAGCTTAGTTCAAACCTGGCGACATCCGAAACAGAGCAGGCCCAGTTTGAAGTTTACCCTAATCCGGCAAAAGATGTGCTGAATGTGACCAAGGTTTCCAGCCGTGCGCTTTACACTATATACAGCTCCATCGGGCAGGTAGTGGCAAAGGGTAAGGTACAGGATAATAAAGTAAATGTTTCCGGCCTGGCTACAGGTGCTTATATCATTACCGTGAACGACGGTGAGTTTTCAGGAAACGTTAAGTTTATCAAGAAGTAA
- a CDS encoding DUF6048 family protein: protein MKAKLTFSFFFSLCSLAISAQMAEPVEKSGWKYSPNFVVGVDVLGAGLSFFGDRKLFQGFVSSRLNKELHAVADAGFETNSYIKNGYDAEVSGPFIKLGTLYRLMKDPENALNGFYVGGKAAASFYRQEYRSVPVRGFGGSSSSVAFPPSSQSSYWIEGYAGGRVQLFDSNFYIDVNVQPKYVLYSTTQENIKPMIIPGFGRSSGKFNVGYMWNIAYSF, encoded by the coding sequence ATGAAAGCAAAACTCACCTTTTCCTTCTTTTTTAGTCTTTGTTCACTCGCTATTTCTGCGCAGATGGCGGAACCTGTGGAAAAATCAGGATGGAAGTACAGTCCCAATTTTGTTGTTGGGGTTGATGTGCTGGGTGCCGGTCTTTCATTCTTCGGCGACCGAAAGCTGTTTCAGGGTTTTGTATCGTCAAGGCTCAATAAGGAACTTCATGCGGTAGCCGATGCAGGGTTTGAAACAAACAGCTACATCAAGAACGGTTACGATGCTGAGGTAAGTGGTCCTTTCATAAAACTCGGCACCTTATACAGGCTGATGAAGGATCCTGAAAACGCTCTGAACGGTTTTTATGTCGGGGGAAAGGCCGCAGCTTCATTTTACAGACAGGAATACCGGTCCGTGCCTGTGAGGGGTTTCGGCGGAAGTTCGTCTTCCGTGGCTTTCCCGCCATCATCGCAATCCTCTTATTGGATTGAGGGTTATGCCGGCGGACGGGTGCAGCTGTTTGACAGTAATTTTTATATTGATGTAAATGTGCAGCCAAAATATGTCCTGTATTCAACTACACAGGAAAATATTAAACCCATGATCATCCCCGGCTTCGGCCGCAGTTCCGGCAAATTTAATGTGGGATATATGTGGAATATTGCCTATTCTTTCTGA
- a CDS encoding DUF6452 family protein — MKFFLTVLTSLLLLISCSTDDDVCTGGEGTPRVKIKFKTFATGKPRTLDSVFVAVDYGSGPVTVVQNTVKTDSLLLPLRVEDLPFTDVFVATSRTGPVSRVRLNYTTSTEYVSPACGIRRLYTGLSADLQQPDPVLGVETAQNEIVNESKTHLFLLF; from the coding sequence ATGAAGTTTTTTCTTACAGTACTCACTTCCTTACTGCTGCTGATTTCATGCAGTACAGATGATGACGTGTGTACAGGAGGTGAAGGAACTCCCAGGGTAAAGATAAAATTCAAGACATTTGCCACGGGCAAGCCCCGCACACTTGATTCCGTGTTTGTGGCGGTGGATTACGGTTCCGGTCCTGTGACTGTAGTTCAGAATACGGTTAAGACAGACTCCCTGCTGTTGCCGCTTCGCGTGGAGGACCTGCCTTTTACCGATGTCTTCGTAGCAACATCCAGGACGGGTCCTGTGTCGCGTGTACGGCTCAATTATACAACGAGCACTGAATATGTATCGCCGGCCTGCGGAATAAGGAGATTATATACTGGCCTGTCTGCCGACCTTCAGCAACCCGATCCTGTGTTGGGAGTTGAAACTGCTCAAAATGAAATAGTAAATGAAAGCAAAACTCACCTTTTCCTTCTTTTTTAG
- a CDS encoding zinc-dependent metalloprotease produces the protein MILKNLFILTLVTSAFSFSGAQERDTVVVKTDTAAVKKPDTAAKDKKKETVKPYKDVITSKAISDAGAITVHKVDEKYYFEIPDKVLAKEFLLVTRLTKAAAGMRSGTTGYAGDQIAQNLITFEKGPQDKLFVRSISYADYAADSTSQMYSSVMRNNMQAIIHAFDIKAYGKDKKSFVVEVTDLVNADNELVSFDAGMKKRFKVGAFQKDKSFINFIKSFPTNLEINTTKTFARTLGDVTFPPGVEKPTVSGNYTVEINSSLVMLPENKMQARYFDPRVGYFTVGYTDFDLDPQGVKRVSLIKRWRLEPKPQDLEKYKRGELVEPAKPIVFYIDPATPKKWVPYLMQGVNDWQKAFEKAGFKNAVYAKIPNAKEDPEWSLEDARFSAIVYKPSDVPNASGPSISDPRTGEILESHINWYHNVMNLLRNWYFIQASPNNERARKMNFDDELMGELIRFVSAHEVGHTLGLRHNFISSAAVPVEKLRDKKWLEENGHTPSIMDYARFNYVAQPEDRIPDSGIMPRIGDYDDWAIEWGYRRFYQFDSPEKEKEYLNKWVMDKMKNPRLWFGTESNPFDPRLQSEQIGDNPMLAGTYGIKNLGRIVKNLDEWTATPNEGYNDLSMMYDQVTSQFSRYLGHVSKYIGGQMETPKSVEQKGPVYEAVPRKDQKEALNFLSRNIFETPEWLLRNDIFDRTGTSPVEVVERLQNSVLNRILSTSVLQMMYQTQAVENNAYPVAEYMNDLKAEVFRGKPDLYRRNLQRNYVESMVALLNAKPSSGAGRPGRSVAVSDNSDVKAVVRGVLNELKNELTAKSGADTITKYHYDDLVFRLEKALNPRS, from the coding sequence ATGATTCTTAAGAACTTATTCATACTCACCCTTGTAACTTCAGCCTTTTCGTTTTCAGGCGCGCAGGAACGGGATACTGTTGTAGTGAAAACAGACACCGCTGCCGTAAAAAAGCCGGATACTGCTGCAAAGGACAAAAAGAAAGAAACTGTAAAACCATATAAGGACGTCATTACCTCTAAAGCCATTTCGGATGCCGGAGCCATCACCGTTCATAAGGTAGATGAGAAATATTACTTTGAAATTCCGGATAAGGTTCTTGCAAAAGAATTTCTTCTGGTTACCCGTCTTACCAAGGCTGCCGCAGGTATGCGTTCCGGAACCACAGGTTATGCCGGCGACCAGATCGCACAGAATCTGATCACTTTTGAAAAAGGTCCGCAGGACAAGCTTTTTGTACGCTCAATTTCCTATGCCGACTACGCTGCTGACTCCACTTCCCAGATGTACAGTTCGGTAATGCGTAACAATATGCAGGCAATCATACATGCCTTCGACATTAAAGCCTACGGTAAGGACAAAAAATCTTTCGTTGTAGAGGTTACCGATTTGGTGAACGCGGACAATGAACTTGTTTCCTTTGATGCTGGCATGAAGAAGAGGTTTAAGGTAGGAGCTTTTCAGAAAGATAAATCATTCATCAACTTCATAAAATCCTTCCCCACCAACCTGGAAATAAATACGACCAAGACATTCGCAAGAACATTGGGCGATGTTACATTCCCGCCGGGCGTAGAGAAACCTACAGTAAGCGGAAACTATACGGTTGAGATTAACTCCTCTCTTGTTATGCTGCCTGAAAATAAGATGCAGGCCCGATACTTCGACCCCCGCGTTGGATATTTTACCGTGGGCTATACAGATTTCGACCTGGACCCGCAGGGAGTAAAGAGAGTATCGCTGATCAAAAGATGGAGACTGGAGCCTAAACCTCAGGACCTCGAAAAATATAAAAGAGGCGAGTTGGTGGAACCTGCCAAGCCTATTGTATTTTATATTGATCCGGCCACACCGAAGAAGTGGGTGCCTTACCTTATGCAGGGCGTAAACGACTGGCAAAAGGCTTTCGAAAAGGCAGGTTTTAAAAATGCCGTGTATGCTAAGATTCCAAATGCAAAGGAAGACCCGGAATGGAGTCTGGAAGACGCGCGTTTCTCGGCTATTGTTTACAAACCCTCTGATGTTCCCAATGCCTCAGGGCCTTCAATTTCCGACCCTCGTACCGGTGAGATTCTGGAAAGCCACATCAATTGGTATCATAATGTAATGAACCTTTTGCGTAACTGGTATTTCATCCAGGCGTCGCCAAATAATGAACGTGCGCGCAAAATGAATTTCGATGATGAGCTTATGGGAGAACTGATCCGTTTTGTTTCAGCTCATGAGGTAGGTCACACGTTGGGACTGAGACACAACTTCATCTCAAGTGCGGCGGTACCGGTAGAAAAACTCAGGGACAAAAAATGGCTGGAAGAGAATGGCCATACCCCCTCCATTATGGATTATGCCAGGTTCAACTATGTAGCACAGCCGGAAGACAGGATTCCGGACAGTGGTATCATGCCCCGCATCGGCGACTATGACGACTGGGCCATCGAATGGGGTTACCGTCGTTTTTATCAGTTTGATTCGCCGGAGAAAGAAAAGGAATATCTGAACAAATGGGTCATGGATAAAATGAAAAATCCAAGGCTTTGGTTCGGTACCGAAAGCAACCCCTTCGATCCGCGTCTGCAAAGTGAGCAGATTGGGGATAATCCTATGCTGGCCGGAACCTATGGTATTAAAAACCTGGGCCGAATTGTTAAAAACCTGGATGAATGGACCGCTACGCCTAATGAAGGTTATAACGACCTCAGCATGATGTACGATCAGGTGACTTCGCAGTTCAGCAGATATCTGGGGCACGTTTCAAAATATATAGGCGGACAGATGGAAACGCCTAAATCGGTGGAGCAGAAAGGTCCTGTTTATGAAGCAGTACCGCGTAAAGACCAAAAGGAAGCTCTGAATTTCTTAAGCAGAAACATATTTGAAACACCTGAGTGGCTGCTGAGGAATGACATATTCGACAGGACAGGCACCTCACCGGTAGAAGTAGTGGAGCGGCTTCAAAATTCTGTGCTGAACAGGATATTGAGTACAAGCGTACTCCAGATGATGTACCAGACACAGGCTGTGGAAAATAATGCCTATCCTGTGGCGGAATATATGAATGACCTTAAAGCTGAAGTGTTCCGCGGCAAACCGGATCTTTACCGCAGGAATCTGCAGCGTAATTATGTGGAATCCATGGTTGCACTGCTGAATGCCAAACCCTCGTCCGGTGCAGGTAGACCCGGCAGATCAGTTGCTGTTTCAGATAATTCCGATGTAAAAGCGGTTGTTCGCGGTGTACTGAACGAGCTGAAAAACGAACTTACTGCAAAATCAGGAGCAGATACCATTACCAAATACCATTATGATGACCTGGTATTCCGTTTGGAAAAAGCCCTTAATCCACGAAGCTGA
- the rlmD gene encoding 23S rRNA (uracil(1939)-C(5))-methyltransferase RlmD, which translates to MSKNRRKNQILENIQLVSAGAKGVAIGRTAEGKTVLVSGAVPGDRVNARVKKAKSNYFEAETVEILEPSPFRVEPKCIHFGVCGGCKWQNLSYEKQLDIKQDEVFNHIKRIGGLEDFETLPILGSAEQYFYRNKMEFSFSNARWLTQYEISSEENFGSRDALGFHIPGMWSKILDLKECWLQEPPSNDIRLAVRNYAAVNGLDFFDVKSQEGFLRTLMLRQNSMGEWMVLFQLFREEKENREKLFEFLLKEFPQIKTLVYTINSKQNDSIYDQEVITYFGDGFIMEEMDGLKFKIGPKSFFQTNYRQALELYRKTLEFADLQGHEVVYDLYTGTGTIAQYVARNAKQVIGIESVPEAIAAAKEHAELNGLSNCTFYCGDMKDIFNDEFLANHPPADVLITDPPRDGMHQKVVEQILKLAPQRIVYVSCNSATQARDLALMKDQYRLVKILPVDMFPQTHHVENIALLERI; encoded by the coding sequence ATGTCTAAAAACAGAAGAAAAAATCAGATACTCGAAAATATTCAGCTTGTTTCCGCCGGTGCAAAAGGCGTGGCCATAGGCCGTACCGCCGAGGGCAAAACCGTGCTCGTGTCGGGCGCAGTTCCCGGCGACCGTGTAAATGCGCGCGTGAAAAAAGCGAAATCCAACTACTTTGAAGCCGAAACCGTAGAAATACTGGAACCTTCCCCTTTCCGTGTGGAGCCTAAGTGTATTCATTTCGGCGTATGTGGTGGGTGCAAGTGGCAGAACCTGTCCTACGAGAAGCAACTGGACATTAAACAGGATGAGGTCTTTAACCATATTAAAAGGATTGGTGGGCTCGAAGATTTCGAAACCCTGCCTATTCTGGGCAGCGCCGAGCAATATTTTTACCGCAACAAAATGGAGTTTTCATTCTCCAATGCGCGCTGGCTTACCCAGTATGAAATAAGTTCGGAAGAGAATTTCGGCAGCCGCGATGCCCTGGGCTTTCATATCCCCGGAATGTGGAGCAAAATCCTGGACCTGAAGGAATGCTGGCTTCAGGAACCACCTTCCAACGACATCCGGTTGGCAGTCCGCAACTATGCCGCTGTCAACGGTCTGGATTTTTTTGATGTAAAAAGTCAGGAAGGTTTCCTGCGGACCTTGATGCTGCGCCAAAACTCGATGGGGGAGTGGATGGTACTTTTCCAGCTCTTCCGTGAGGAAAAGGAAAACCGCGAAAAGCTTTTCGAATTTTTGCTCAAGGAATTTCCCCAGATTAAAACTTTGGTTTATACCATAAACAGTAAGCAGAATGACTCCATTTATGACCAGGAAGTCATAACCTACTTTGGTGACGGCTTTATAATGGAAGAAATGGACGGCCTGAAGTTCAAGATTGGGCCCAAATCCTTTTTCCAGACCAATTACCGCCAGGCGCTTGAGCTGTACCGCAAGACTCTTGAATTTGCCGACCTGCAGGGCCATGAAGTAGTGTATGACCTTTACACAGGTACCGGAACCATTGCTCAGTACGTGGCCCGCAATGCAAAACAGGTCATCGGCATTGAGTCCGTACCCGAAGCTATTGCTGCGGCAAAGGAGCATGCGGAACTGAACGGGCTTTCCAACTGTACCTTCTACTGCGGAGATATGAAGGATATTTTTAATGATGAATTCCTGGCCAACCATCCACCGGCAGATGTACTTATTACCGACCCGCCGCGCGACGGTATGCACCAGAAGGTGGTGGAGCAGATCCTGAAACTTGCTCCTCAGCGTATTGTCTACGTAAGCTGTAATTCGGCCACCCAGGCCCGGGACCTTGCCCTTATGAAAGACCAGTACCGTTTGGTGAAGATCCTTCCGGTAGATATGTTCCCGCAGACGCACCATGTAGAGAATATTGCCCTCCTGGAGCGTATATAA